The Sesamum indicum cultivar Zhongzhi No. 13 linkage group LG6, S_indicum_v1.0, whole genome shotgun sequence genome has a segment encoding these proteins:
- the LOC105164279 gene encoding pectinesterase inhibitor 10-like encodes MKNNPPPSQNLMVLFILLLCLITDSLSCSPTSPRNKYHISKYIRVSCRQTLYPKLCQKSLAKYATEIKTSPKLLATTALLVTFNTTHSVSKRLRKLSVNRALKLKPGEIQALLECVEEVSDSVYELRKSIKELNDSRKGPEFELRMSDVQTWVSAALTDDDTCMDDFTTRGKVKVLVRRFVVRIARLTSIALAFINNYAAV; translated from the coding sequence atgaaaaacaatCCTCCTCCCTCTCAAAACCTAATGGTTCTATTCATTCTTCTTCTATGTCTTATTACGGACAGCTTATCTTGCTCGCCCACTAGCCCTCGAAACAAATACCACATTTCTAAGTACATCAGAGTGTCGTGCCGACAAACGCTGTACCCTAAATTATGTCAAAAATCACTCGCAAAATACGCAACTGAAATCAAGACAAGCCCCAAACTCCTAGCCACCACTGCCCTTCTTGTCACCTTCAACACCACACATTCGGTGTCGAAAAGACTGAGGAAACTGTCCGTAAATCGGGCCTTGAAGCTTAAGCCCGGAGAAATTCAGGCCCTGCTCGAGTGCGTGGAGGAGGTGAGTGACTCTGTGTATGAGCTCCGGAAGTCCATCAAAGAACTGAATGATTCACGAAAAGGGCCCGAATTCGAGCTCCGAATGAGTGATGTTCAGACATGGGTGAGTGCAGCCTTGACGGACGATGATACCTGTATGGATGATTTCACGACAAGAGGGAAAGTCAAAGTTTTGGTCCGGCGTTTCGTCGTGAGGATCGCACGTTTGACGAGTATTGCTCTCGCCTTCATCAATAATTATGCTGCAGTTTGA